One Azospirillum brasilense DNA window includes the following coding sequences:
- a CDS encoding ribbon-helix-helix domain-containing protein: MKLDRRIPRSLDEMADLSSLAAPPAVVTRSLTIGGRRASLRLEATIWDGLKDIAKSQGKSLEALCADIHDSRTEGIPFATSVRVYVLNHFRRTAEGSTTLVA; this comes from the coding sequence ATGAAGTTGGACCGCCGCATTCCCCGCAGCCTCGACGAGATGGCCGACCTCAGCTCGCTCGCGGCTCCGCCCGCCGTGGTGACTCGCTCGCTGACGATCGGAGGGCGCCGCGCCAGCCTGCGGCTGGAGGCGACGATCTGGGACGGGCTGAAGGACATTGCCAAATCCCAGGGCAAGTCGCTTGAGGCGCTGTGCGCCGACATCCACGACAGCCGGACGGAGGGCATCCCTTTCGCCACCAGCGTCCGGGTCTATGTGCTGAACCATTTCCGCCGCACCGCTGAGGGCAGCACCACGCTGGTGGCCTGA